The Gemmatimonadota bacterium genome has a segment encoding these proteins:
- a CDS encoding proline racemase family protein, translating to MTLPLTIEVVDSHTEGEPTRVVVSGWPQPAGETMAARRDAMRATHDHLRRAVVLEPRGHEAVVGALLTPPVRPDAVAGVVFFNDVDYLGMCGHGLIGVVRTLQFLGRITPGTVHLDTPVGPVSAVLAEDGEVTIRNVPSYCHRVDASVDVPGLGRVTGDVAWGGNWFFLASIPTPTLELANRAALLQAATAIRDALIAAGITGADGELIDHVELFGPPQRADADSRNFVLCPGAAYDRSPCGTGTSAKMAALVAHGMLEPGMPWRQESIVGSRFVGWVEREGDALIPFIRGNAFVTASSTLRFDPADPFRLGLA from the coding sequence ATGACGCTGCCGCTCACCATCGAGGTGGTGGACTCCCACACCGAGGGAGAGCCGACGCGCGTCGTGGTGAGTGGCTGGCCGCAGCCCGCGGGCGAGACGATGGCGGCGCGTCGCGACGCCATGCGGGCGACGCACGATCATCTGCGCCGCGCGGTGGTCCTTGAGCCGCGTGGCCACGAGGCCGTGGTCGGCGCGTTGCTGACGCCGCCAGTGCGGCCGGACGCCGTCGCCGGCGTCGTCTTCTTCAACGACGTCGACTATCTCGGCATGTGCGGCCACGGCCTGATCGGCGTCGTGCGGACGCTGCAATTCCTCGGGCGGATCACGCCCGGCACGGTGCACCTCGACACCCCCGTCGGACCGGTCTCTGCCGTGCTCGCCGAGGATGGCGAGGTGACCATTCGCAACGTCCCGTCCTACTGCCACCGCGTTGACGCCTCGGTGGACGTCCCCGGTCTTGGGCGCGTCACCGGCGACGTGGCCTGGGGCGGCAACTGGTTCTTCCTTGCCTCGATCCCGACGCCGACCCTCGAGCTCGCCAATCGTGCCGCGCTGCTGCAGGCGGCGACGGCGATTCGTGACGCGCTGATCGCCGCCGGCATCACCGGTGCCGACGGCGAATTGATCGATCACGTCGAACTCTTCGGGCCGCCGCAGCGCGCCGATGCCGACTCGCGCAACTTCGTCCTCTGCCCGGGAGCAGCGTATGATCGCTCCCCATGCGGGACCGGTACCTCCGCGAAGATGGCGGCGCTGGTGGCGCATGGCATGCTCGAGCCCGGCATGCCGTGGCGGCAGGAGAGCATCGTGGGCTCCCGCTTCGTCGGCTGGGTCGAACGCGAGGGCGACGCGTTGATTCCCTTTATCCGCGGCAACGCCTTTGTGACGGCGAGCAGCACCCTCCGATTCGATCCCGCCGATC
- a CDS encoding aldehyde dehydrogenase family protein, with amino-acid sequence MSDLTPRFVAGQFHAQAGTAVREQLNPSDTRDVASRFVPTSTAEVAEAVGAAAAAAPGWRATTGPARADRLYAWGEAIAARAEALAQAITREVGKPIGEARGEVGRAVVICRYYAGEAVRESGEVIPSQAADALQFTVRDPLGPVALITPWNFPLAIPLWKAAPAIAFGNPVLLKPSEYASGVAHALAETALAAGLPAGVFNVLPGDGVTGEALLRQDGVRGISFTGSAAVGARVAAIGAERNVRTQTEMGGKNVVIVAADGDLDRAALLTAAGAMRYAGQKCTATSRVIVDRRVVEPFLEKLRMAMAALPLGPATDVACAIGPMITAAARDRVLAALAADPAEVLAGGTLPDEAAYTHGNWFAPRIVRFEGTEHPLAQRELFGPVLGLLVADDLEHALVMANATPYGLSASLFTRDLGSAMQYLRRIEVGLVRVNGDTTGVDPHAPFGGLKGSSSGSREQGRAARDFYTEIRTIQIHA; translated from the coding sequence ATGTCTGATCTCACCCCGCGCTTCGTCGCCGGCCAGTTCCACGCGCAGGCCGGCACCGCCGTCCGTGAGCAGTTGAATCCCTCCGACACGCGCGACGTGGCGAGCCGCTTCGTGCCGACTTCCACGGCGGAAGTCGCCGAGGCAGTGGGCGCGGCGGCGGCCGCTGCTCCCGGATGGCGCGCCACCACGGGCCCGGCCCGTGCGGATCGGCTCTACGCCTGGGGCGAGGCGATTGCCGCACGCGCCGAGGCGCTGGCGCAGGCAATCACCCGCGAGGTCGGCAAGCCGATCGGCGAGGCGCGCGGCGAAGTGGGGCGCGCCGTGGTGATCTGCCGCTACTACGCCGGCGAGGCAGTCCGCGAGAGCGGCGAGGTGATCCCGTCGCAGGCCGCGGATGCGCTGCAGTTCACCGTGCGCGATCCGCTCGGTCCGGTGGCGTTGATCACCCCATGGAATTTCCCGCTGGCCATTCCGCTCTGGAAGGCGGCCCCGGCGATCGCCTTCGGCAACCCCGTCCTCCTCAAGCCGTCCGAGTACGCCAGCGGCGTCGCGCACGCGCTCGCCGAGACGGCGCTGGCGGCGGGACTGCCGGCCGGCGTCTTCAATGTGTTGCCGGGCGACGGCGTCACCGGCGAGGCGCTGCTGCGGCAGGATGGCGTCCGCGGCATCTCGTTCACGGGGTCGGCCGCGGTCGGGGCGCGCGTCGCCGCGATCGGCGCCGAGCGCAATGTGCGGACGCAAACCGAGATGGGTGGCAAGAACGTCGTGATCGTCGCCGCCGACGGCGACCTCGACCGCGCCGCGCTGCTCACCGCCGCCGGCGCGATGCGCTACGCCGGTCAGAAGTGCACCGCGACCTCGCGCGTGATCGTCGACCGTCGCGTCGTGGAGCCGTTCCTCGAGAAGCTGCGCATGGCGATGGCGGCGCTCCCGCTCGGCCCCGCAACGGACGTGGCGTGCGCGATCGGCCCGATGATCACCGCCGCGGCGCGCGATCGCGTACTCGCCGCACTCGCGGCGGACCCGGCCGAGGTGCTGGCCGGTGGCACGCTACCGGACGAGGCAGCGTACACCCACGGCAATTGGTTCGCACCACGCATTGTGCGCTTTGAGGGGACCGAGCATCCGCTCGCGCAACGCGAACTCTTCGGCCCCGTCCTGGGCCTGCTGGTCGCCGATGATCTCGAGCACGCCCTCGTGATGGCCAATGCCACGCCCTACGGCCTCTCGGCGTCGCTCTTCACGCGCGACCTCGGCAGCGCGATGCAGTACCTCCGCCGCATTGAAGTCGGCCTCGTTCGCGTCAACGGCGATACCACCGGTGTCGATCCGCACGCCCCGTTCGGTGGCCTCAAGGGGTCGTCGTCGGGGAGCAGGGAGCAGGGCCGCGCCGCGCGGGACTTCTACACCGAAATCCGCACCATTCAGATTCACGCCTGA
- a CDS encoding dihydrodipicolinate synthase family protein produces MSSMTAQQWHGVFPAITTPFGPDGKVDHGFLSGHARRLIASGCRGIVALGSLGEGATLTFDEKVEVLRTLVASVGDRVPVVAGISSLSTEEAVALARAAAGAGCNGLMVLPPYVYQGDWPEMRAHVSAIITATPLSCMLYNNPIAYGTDFIPEHVRQLCEHANLHAIKDSSGDVRRITALRALLGDRLALFVGLDDALLEGVAAGARGWVAGLVNALPDESVLLFEHAAAGRVAEARKLYDWFLPLLRMDTVPKFVQLIKLVQQEVGLGDERVRAPRRVVEGAEREMAMAVIGQALGSRPVAAS; encoded by the coding sequence ATGTCGTCGATGACCGCCCAGCAGTGGCACGGAGTCTTCCCCGCGATCACCACCCCGTTCGGACCGGACGGCAAGGTTGACCACGGCTTCCTCAGCGGCCATGCGCGCCGCCTCATCGCTTCCGGCTGCCGCGGAATCGTGGCGCTCGGTTCGCTCGGCGAAGGGGCGACGCTGACCTTCGACGAGAAGGTCGAAGTACTCCGGACGCTGGTGGCCTCGGTCGGCGATCGGGTCCCCGTCGTGGCCGGCATCTCCTCGCTGAGCACCGAGGAGGCCGTTGCGCTCGCGCGTGCGGCCGCCGGCGCCGGCTGCAATGGCCTGATGGTGCTGCCGCCGTATGTCTATCAGGGCGACTGGCCCGAGATGCGTGCCCATGTCTCGGCGATCATCACGGCGACCCCGCTCTCCTGCATGCTCTACAACAATCCGATCGCCTACGGCACGGACTTCATTCCGGAGCATGTCCGCCAGCTCTGCGAACACGCCAATCTGCACGCCATCAAGGACTCGAGTGGGGATGTGCGGCGCATTACGGCCCTCCGCGCGTTGCTCGGCGATCGCCTGGCGCTCTTCGTCGGACTCGATGATGCCCTGCTCGAAGGCGTCGCCGCGGGGGCGCGCGGCTGGGTCGCCGGCCTGGTCAACGCCCTCCCCGACGAGTCGGTGCTGCTCTTCGAACACGCCGCCGCCGGACGGGTGGCCGAGGCGCGGAAGCTGTATGATTGGTTCCTCCCGCTCCTCCGGATGGACACCGTGCCGAAGTTCGTGCAGTTGATCAAGCTGGTCCAGCAGGAAGTCGGTCTCGGCGACGAGCGGGTGCGCGCGCCGCGTCGCGTGGTCGAGGGGGCCGAGCGCGAGATGGCGATGGCCGTGATCGGGCAGGCGCTCGGCAGCCGGCCGGTGGCCGCGTCATGA
- a CDS encoding beta-lactamase family protein translates to MRATSVIGLAVTIALAAGCSTANTALQMPSSHAIDSAATALMARDSVQGLAIAVIDDGQVRHVAALGWRNAAKRLPLDTATIMYGASLTKATVGYLVLQLVDEGKLDLDASIATLLPKPLPEYEEFTDLAGDERWRALTPRILLNHATGFANFRWLEPDQKLRFHFTPGSRYAYSGEGFYILQLVLEEGLKLDLGAEAQRRLFDRFEMPRTSLQWRADFASNLADGHALDGTIEPHDERSRVSAAGSMDTDIADQARFWAAVVRGDGLTPTSRAEFVRPQLPITSRQQFPTLLEARGRWDSTVALSAGLGVVTFRDPSGPAWFKGGHNDWTGNMVICLEAHRRCVVFLGNDVRAERIYPELAAFILGPTQMPWGWEYGTP, encoded by the coding sequence ATGCGCGCCACCTCTGTGATCGGTCTTGCGGTGACGATTGCGCTGGCGGCCGGATGTTCCACGGCGAACACCGCGCTCCAGATGCCGAGCAGCCATGCCATCGACTCCGCCGCCACCGCGCTCATGGCGCGCGATTCGGTGCAAGGGCTTGCCATCGCCGTGATCGACGACGGCCAGGTCCGCCACGTCGCCGCGCTCGGCTGGCGCAACGCCGCCAAGCGCCTGCCGCTCGACACCGCCACGATCATGTACGGCGCCTCGCTCACCAAGGCGACCGTCGGCTACCTGGTGCTGCAGCTCGTCGACGAGGGGAAGCTCGACCTCGACGCCTCAATCGCGACGCTCCTCCCCAAGCCGCTCCCCGAGTACGAGGAGTTCACCGACCTCGCCGGCGACGAGCGTTGGCGTGCGCTCACGCCGAGGATCCTCCTCAATCACGCCACCGGCTTCGCCAACTTCCGCTGGCTCGAGCCCGACCAGAAGCTGCGCTTCCACTTCACGCCCGGGAGTCGCTACGCCTACTCCGGCGAGGGCTTCTACATCCTCCAGCTCGTCCTCGAGGAAGGGCTCAAGCTTGACCTCGGTGCCGAGGCACAGCGCCGCCTCTTCGATCGCTTCGAGATGCCGCGCACCTCGCTGCAATGGCGCGCGGACTTCGCCAGCAACCTTGCCGATGGCCACGCGCTCGATGGCACGATCGAACCGCACGACGAACGGAGCCGCGTCAGCGCGGCCGGCTCGATGGACACCGACATCGCCGATCAGGCCCGCTTTTGGGCGGCCGTCGTACGCGGTGACGGCCTGACGCCGACGTCGCGCGCCGAGTTTGTCCGGCCGCAGCTGCCGATCACCTCGCGGCAGCAGTTCCCGACACTGCTCGAGGCGCGCGGCAGGTGGGACAGCACGGTCGCGCTCTCGGCGGGCCTCGGCGTCGTGACATTCCGCGACCCGTCAGGGCCGGCCTGGTTCAAGGGCGGCCACAACGACTGGACCGGCAACATGGTGATCTGTCTTGAGGCCCACCGTCGGTGCGTGGTCTTCCTCGGCAACGACGTCCGTGCCGAACGGATCTACCCGGAGCTGGCGGCGTTCATCCTGGGGCCCACGCAGATGCCGTGGGGGTGGGAGTACGGAACGCCATAG
- a CDS encoding thioredoxin family protein produces MPQTPASVPILRLVSSRLRTVLALTALIVAPLAAQEHPISWVVVRPPARITQGAVVKLALRATIPQGWHLYSITQGPGGPVPTTITTAAGATIAITGSIRSPEPDIAEDKNFGILTETYTDSATFTVPVTALAPGRAKLALQVAYQTCTDRYCLPPTSDIVEASFEVTAAAPGAVMAAPIAPIVPPAAPTPTPTVTPPSTVTAAPVAAPNTGMLPGGSTSGQSLPLFLWLAAVMGALSLLTPCVFPMIPITVSYFTRTSETSGHSAARNAFTYALGIIATFTILGMAIAILVGAGGINRFAANPWVNLLVTGLFLAFALNLFGVWQVTLPSALLTKLNAASDGKRGGETAGILAMGLTFTLTSFTCTAPLVGTLLVMAAQGNWRWPLLGLLVFSAVFALPFFLLALMPRAVAKLPRSGAWLQRVKVMMGFLEVATAMKFLANADMVWQWGIFTRDVVLVVWVLVALAAAAWLFGVVTRPRPRIAMVQQLVAVSCIAVAVWLGRGVGGTRLGELESFLPPPEGAVTSGTATVEGELPWMVNDLPAALAQAKREQKRVLVDFTGYTCTNCRWMEANMFPRPEISAELERFVRVRLYTDGQGDLYRKQQQLELDLFGTVALPYYAIMDTLGTPQAQFLGMTRSSEEYLTFLRGVAPLAVR; encoded by the coding sequence GTGCCCCAGACCCCAGCCTCTGTGCCGATCCTGCGCCTGGTTTCCTCGCGCCTCCGTACCGTCCTCGCCCTCACGGCCCTGATCGTCGCGCCGCTTGCGGCCCAGGAACATCCGATCAGCTGGGTGGTGGTGCGCCCGCCGGCGCGCATCACGCAGGGTGCCGTGGTCAAGCTCGCGTTGCGGGCGACGATCCCGCAGGGATGGCACCTCTATTCGATCACCCAGGGCCCCGGCGGACCGGTCCCGACCACGATCACGACCGCGGCAGGCGCCACGATCGCGATCACCGGTTCAATCCGCTCCCCCGAGCCCGACATCGCCGAGGACAAGAACTTCGGCATCCTGACCGAGACCTACACCGACTCCGCCACGTTCACGGTGCCGGTGACGGCGCTCGCGCCCGGGCGCGCCAAGCTCGCGCTGCAGGTCGCCTATCAGACCTGCACCGATCGCTACTGTCTGCCCCCGACGTCCGACATCGTCGAGGCGTCATTCGAAGTGACGGCCGCGGCGCCCGGCGCCGTGATGGCCGCGCCCATCGCGCCGATCGTGCCGCCGGCAGCGCCGACGCCGACGCCGACCGTCACGCCGCCGAGCACGGTAACCGCCGCGCCCGTCGCCGCCCCGAACACCGGCATGCTTCCAGGTGGCAGCACGAGTGGCCAGTCGCTGCCACTCTTCCTCTGGCTCGCTGCGGTCATGGGCGCCCTGTCGCTGCTGACGCCCTGCGTCTTCCCGATGATCCCGATCACGGTGTCGTACTTCACGCGCACCAGCGAGACCTCGGGCCACTCGGCGGCGCGCAACGCCTTCACCTATGCGCTCGGCATCATCGCGACCTTCACGATCCTCGGCATGGCGATCGCCATCCTGGTTGGCGCCGGCGGCATCAACCGCTTCGCCGCGAACCCGTGGGTGAACCTCCTCGTCACCGGCCTCTTCCTGGCCTTTGCGCTGAATCTCTTCGGGGTGTGGCAGGTGACGCTGCCGAGCGCGCTGCTCACCAAGCTCAACGCGGCGTCGGATGGGAAGCGCGGCGGCGAGACCGCCGGCATCCTCGCGATGGGGCTGACGTTCACGCTGACGTCGTTCACCTGCACGGCACCGCTCGTGGGCACGCTGCTGGTGATGGCGGCCCAGGGCAATTGGCGCTGGCCGCTGCTCGGCCTGCTGGTCTTCTCCGCCGTCTTCGCGCTGCCATTCTTCCTGCTGGCGCTGATGCCGCGCGCCGTGGCCAAGCTCCCGCGATCGGGGGCCTGGCTGCAGCGCGTCAAGGTGATGATGGGCTTCCTCGAGGTCGCGACGGCGATGAAGTTCCTCGCCAACGCCGACATGGTGTGGCAGTGGGGCATCTTCACGCGCGACGTGGTGCTGGTGGTCTGGGTCCTCGTCGCGCTGGCCGCCGCGGCGTGGCTCTTCGGCGTCGTCACGCGGCCCCGCCCGCGCATCGCGATGGTGCAGCAACTGGTGGCGGTGAGCTGCATTGCGGTGGCCGTGTGGCTCGGCCGGGGCGTCGGCGGCACGCGGCTCGGCGAGCTCGAGTCGTTCCTGCCACCGCCCGAAGGCGCCGTCACGAGCGGCACCGCGACCGTCGAGGGTGAACTGCCCTGGATGGTGAATGACCTCCCCGCCGCACTGGCCCAGGCGAAGCGCGAGCAGAAGCGCGTGCTCGTGGACTTCACCGGCTACACCTGCACGAATTGCCGATGGATGGAAGCCAACATGTTCCCACGGCCGGAGATCTCCGCCGAACTGGAACGCTTCGTCCGCGTGCGGCTCTACACCGACGGTCAGGGCGATCTCTACCGCAAGCAGCAGCAACTCGAGCTCGACCTCTTCGGCACCGTGGCGCTACCGTACTACGCCATCATGGACACGCTCGGCACGCCGCAGGCGCAGTTTCTCGGGATGACCCGCAGCAGCGAGGAGTACCTCACCTTCCTGCGCGGCGTCGCCCCGCTCGCCGTTCGCTGA
- a CDS encoding paraquat-inducible protein A: MSPRNRLAVALAIGSVILLWPGLVKPALTIRATMEMFGQTRELSNETRSVVGAVRSLHQSGNDFVAGLIVVFSILIPLIKAALLIPIFTLRSTAQRLRLYRFVRTISKWSMADVFAVGMLIALLAAKGTANLSAVAGPGFYCFAAYCLVSNLAFQLLELDEPDAISSV, translated from the coding sequence ATGAGTCCTCGCAACCGTCTCGCCGTCGCGCTGGCCATCGGGTCCGTCATCCTGCTCTGGCCCGGACTGGTCAAGCCGGCGCTCACCATTCGCGCGACGATGGAGATGTTCGGCCAGACGCGCGAGCTGTCGAACGAGACGCGGAGCGTGGTCGGCGCCGTGCGGAGCCTGCACCAGTCGGGCAACGACTTCGTGGCCGGGCTGATCGTCGTCTTCAGCATCCTGATCCCGCTGATCAAGGCGGCGCTGCTGATCCCGATCTTCACGTTGCGGAGCACGGCGCAGCGCCTCCGCCTCTATCGCTTCGTGCGCACCATCAGCAAGTGGTCGATGGCGGATGTCTTCGCCGTGGGGATGCTGATCGCCCTGCTCGCCGCCAAGGGCACCGCCAACCTCTCGGCGGTGGCCGGACCCGGCTTCTACTGCTTTGCCGCGTACTGCCTCGTTTCCAACCTTGCCTTCCAGCTCCTTGAGCTCGACGAGCCCGACGCTATTTCTTCGGTGTGA
- a CDS encoding thioredoxin family protein → MTARRSPGTPAQNAKTRAWWTSFNKVELPVRYSAKVTEPYFVNFWVVRNDSAETPEVIRFSTGSWRGGTVTVNGVPALVAAMDSDNNAIFDAKDTWSVLAASLPKAEQAVLSIAEARGTNRLMFLPTSGKELVLEFRRFSPDGRSVDFAVIDKPVTSAQDRAPDDQLREERPRPRTTVAFAWAHGSAGLDAALAQAKTSGKKLFLDFEATWCGPCHTMDEWIWTDAEVAAKLNAEYLGVKIDVDLEKPLVARFKTSGYPTMIILNPDGSELKRVVEYQSSSMMLKFLATP, encoded by the coding sequence ATGACGGCGCGCCGCTCGCCGGGCACCCCGGCGCAGAATGCCAAGACGCGGGCGTGGTGGACCTCGTTCAACAAGGTCGAGCTCCCAGTGCGGTACTCGGCCAAGGTGACCGAGCCGTACTTTGTGAATTTCTGGGTCGTGCGCAACGATTCCGCCGAGACGCCCGAGGTGATCCGCTTCTCGACCGGCTCGTGGCGCGGCGGCACAGTGACGGTGAACGGTGTCCCCGCGCTGGTCGCGGCGATGGACAGCGACAACAATGCCATCTTCGACGCCAAGGACACCTGGAGCGTGCTGGCGGCGTCTCTTCCAAAGGCGGAGCAAGCAGTGCTGAGCATCGCCGAGGCGCGTGGGACGAACCGACTGATGTTCCTGCCGACGAGTGGCAAGGAACTGGTGCTCGAGTTCCGCCGCTTCTCCCCCGACGGGCGGAGCGTCGACTTCGCCGTGATCGACAAGCCGGTCACCAGCGCGCAGGACCGCGCGCCGGACGACCAACTGCGTGAGGAGCGGCCGCGCCCGCGCACCACGGTGGCATTTGCCTGGGCCCATGGGTCGGCCGGCCTCGACGCGGCACTCGCGCAGGCCAAGACGTCGGGGAAGAAGCTCTTCCTCGACTTCGAGGCCACCTGGTGCGGCCCCTGCCATACCATGGATGAGTGGATCTGGACCGACGCCGAGGTCGCCGCCAAGCTGAACGCTGAGTATCTCGGCGTGAAGATCGACGTCGACTTGGAGAAGCCGCTGGTCGCCCGATTCAAGACCAGCGGCTACCCGACGATGATCATCCTCAACCCCGATGGCAGCGAGCTCAAGCGGGTGGTGGAGTATCAGTCGTCGTCGATGATGCTGAAGTTCCTCGCGACGCCGTAG
- a CDS encoding GntR family transcriptional regulator, with protein sequence MSIPRRTLTDATADALRERILDGVYPAGTPLRQAALAAELGVSRIPLREGLLRLEAEGLVTLSAHRGAVVASLPAGEVAELFEVRALLEADLTRRAVPHLTSADDALLRHHAVAFEQAVASADTAAWGEANRAFHLALYAPAGRPRTIEIIHRLHAQCDRYLRLQLVLTRGTARAVREHRAILAAARARDTVRTVRLVRDHILGAGAALTDALARHRHAESS encoded by the coding sequence ATGTCCATCCCCCGCCGCACCCTGACCGATGCCACCGCCGACGCCCTCCGCGAACGGATCCTCGACGGGGTCTATCCGGCCGGGACGCCGCTCCGGCAGGCCGCCCTGGCGGCCGAGCTCGGGGTGAGCCGGATTCCGCTGCGGGAAGGGCTGCTCCGGTTGGAGGCCGAGGGGCTGGTGACGCTCTCGGCGCATCGTGGTGCCGTCGTCGCCTCACTCCCCGCCGGTGAAGTGGCGGAACTCTTCGAGGTGCGCGCCCTGCTGGAGGCCGATCTGACTCGGCGCGCCGTACCCCACCTGACCTCGGCTGACGACGCGTTGCTGCGGCATCACGCCGTCGCCTTTGAGCAGGCCGTGGCGAGTGCCGACACCGCGGCCTGGGGCGAGGCCAACCGTGCCTTCCATCTGGCGCTCTACGCGCCGGCCGGTCGCCCCCGGACGATCGAGATCATCCATCGTCTGCACGCGCAGTGTGATCGCTACCTCCGATTGCAGCTGGTGCTCACCCGAGGCACCGCGCGCGCCGTGCGCGAACATCGTGCAATTCTCGCCGCCGCGCGCGCCCGCGACACGGTGCGCACCGTTCGCCTCGTGCGCGATCACATTCTCGGCGCCGGCGCCGCGCTCACCGACGCGCTCGCCCGTCACCGCCATGCGGAGTCCTCCTGA